The Sebastes umbrosus isolate fSebUmb1 chromosome 23, fSebUmb1.pri, whole genome shotgun sequence genome contains a region encoding:
- the LOC119482387 gene encoding ras-related protein Rab-19-like codes for MEALGLEHDDYFDFLFKIILIGDSNVGKTCVVQNFKSGIFSERQQNTIGVDFTVRTVDIDGKKVKMQVWDTAGQERFRTITQSYYRSAHGAIIAYDITRRPTFDSVNHWIKEVGIYGASNVVLVLIGNKCDLEKERQVLFEEACDLAQNNDVLAALETSAKESQNVEEAFHMMARELLARNGLNVQHEDAGSGNTPRLLLRSNSRPIDGFAAAYAAQPEEKKTCC; via the exons ATGGAGGCCCTAGGACTTGAGCATGATGACTATTTTGACTTCCTGTTTAAGATCATCCTGATTGGAGACTCTAACGTGGGGAAGACCTGCGTGGTTCAGAATTTCAAATCAGGGATTTTCTCAGAGAGACAGCAGAACACCATCGGAGTGGATTTCACTGTGCGGACCGTGGATATCGATGGGAAGAAAGTTAAG atgCAGGTGTGGGACACAGCAGGTCAGGAGAGGTTCCGTACCATCACCCAGAGCTACTACCGCAGCGCCCACGGCGCCATCATCGCCTATGACATCACACGACGCCCGACCTTTGACTCTGTGAATCACTGGATCAAAGAGGTGGGGATCTACGGAGCGAGCAATGTAGTGCTGGTTCTCATAG GTAACAAATGTGACCTGGAAAAGGAACGCCAGGTTCTGTTTGAGGAAGCCTGCGACCTGGCTCAGAACAACGACGTACTAGCTGCTCTAGAGACATCTGCAAAG GAGAGTCAGAATGTGGAAGAAGCCTTCCACATGATGGCCAGAGAGCTGCTGGCTCGTAACGGCCTCAACGTCCAGCATGAGGACGCAGGAAGCGGCAACACACCTCGCCTTCTGCTCCGGTCCAACTCTCGGCCAATTGACGGATTCGCAGCTGCCTACGCGGCACAaccagaggagaagaagacgTGTTGCTGA